A region of Terriglobia bacterium DNA encodes the following proteins:
- a CDS encoding IPT/TIG domain-containing protein, with the protein MPGTAVTINGTNFDPNLLNDRIRVNVSAALPASATPTSIATTAPPVFTSGRVTVVTPAGIAVSSQDLFVPFLAHVITDVAYTGRSAFGSNQTVALPAGKIGLLLFDATAGQRVSLNLTSSTYPTSCSLYLFAPDGSQMLRWSLATLAIPYPSPVIPGK; encoded by the coding sequence ATGCCCGGCACAGCCGTGACAATTAATGGAACAAATTTCGATCCGAATCTCCTGAACGACCGGATCAGAGTTAACGTGTCAGCGGCCCTCCCCGCGTCGGCTACGCCAACCTCTATAGCCACAACAGCTCCGCCTGTGTTCACCTCAGGCCGGGTAACGGTTGTGACTCCAGCAGGAATAGCGGTTAGCAGCCAGGATTTGTTCGTTCCGTTTCTGGCTCACGTCATAACGGACGTCGCGTATACGGGCCGCAGTGCCTTCGGCTCGAACCAGACCGTAGCGCTCCCGGCTGGCAAGATCGGGCTGTTGCTCTTCGACGCCACCGCCGGACAGCGCGTCAGTCTCAACCTGACCAGCTCAACCTACCCGACGTCATGTTCTCTCTATCTCTTCGCGCCAGACGGATCGCAAATGCTGCGTTGGTCGTTGGCGACGTTGGCGATCCCCTACCCCTCCCCGGTCATCCCCGGAAAATAA
- a CDS encoding response regulator: MPLSPKENWDESASPELDIQQTTDKAAVEETTSGFENALVAASSVPRFGYRILVVDDEPAVCETTKLILEREGYEVLTAADGLNGLEALSKSLPDLIISDLNMPRMSGFEFLAIVRTRFPHIATIAMSAAYSPGKVGSLSDAFLSKGQFTVKELFQQVKRLLAASPIRSQREKRDIAPLYVPRDSAGYLILTCPRCLRPNKLAAMSLDGGIHQTTCQSCRMPVKFEINHEVEPLMKRESLE, from the coding sequence ATGCCTCTCAGTCCAAAAGAAAATTGGGATGAAAGCGCTTCGCCAGAGCTGGACATTCAGCAAACCACGGACAAGGCTGCGGTGGAAGAGACAACGTCTGGATTCGAAAATGCGCTGGTTGCGGCATCCAGTGTGCCCCGGTTCGGCTATCGCATTCTGGTGGTGGATGACGAACCGGCCGTGTGCGAGACCACAAAGCTCATTTTAGAACGTGAAGGTTATGAAGTTCTTACCGCGGCAGACGGGCTGAATGGCTTAGAGGCCCTCAGCAAGTCGTTGCCCGATTTGATTATTTCTGATCTGAATATGCCGCGCATGAGTGGATTCGAATTTCTGGCGATCGTACGGACGCGGTTTCCTCACATCGCAACCATAGCGATGAGTGCAGCATATTCACCCGGGAAAGTTGGGAGCCTGTCCGACGCATTCCTGTCCAAAGGGCAATTCACAGTCAAAGAGCTTTTCCAGCAGGTCAAGAGGCTTCTGGCGGCTTCGCCTATCAGGTCCCAAAGAGAGAAAAGGGACATTGCTCCACTCTACGTGCCGCGAGACAGCGCAGGATACCTGATACTCACCTGCCCCAGATGCTTGCGTCCCAACAAGCTTGCGGCGATGAGCTTGGATGGCGGAATCCACCAAACTACTTGCCAGTCCTGCCGCATGCCCGTGAAATTTGAAATCAATCACGAAGTCGAGCCGTTGATGAAACGCGAGTCGCTCGAGTAG
- a CDS encoding Crp/Fnr family transcriptional regulator, with translation MTAVRAIGATRGFNLDGFLATIGEGKRISPFQKKQAIFTQGDEADAIFYVQKGKVRLTVVSTGGKEATIGILNEGDFFGEGALAGQVIRMGSAMAMTDCEVLQIKKKPMMAALHREHDLSDMFVAYLLARNIRYEEDLVDQLFNSSEKRLARILLLLAHFGKEGIPETVVPKISQETLAEMVGTTRSRVCFFMNRFRKLGFIDYASGEEGGLQVHSSLLNVVLHD, from the coding sequence ATGACTGCTGTTAGAGCAATTGGCGCGACGCGTGGGTTCAATCTTGACGGATTTCTGGCAACGATCGGCGAGGGCAAGAGAATCTCGCCTTTTCAGAAGAAACAGGCGATCTTCACACAAGGCGACGAGGCGGACGCTATCTTCTATGTCCAAAAAGGCAAAGTCCGGCTGACCGTGGTATCAACAGGCGGCAAGGAAGCGACCATCGGCATTTTGAATGAAGGGGATTTTTTCGGGGAAGGCGCTCTGGCAGGCCAGGTCATTCGCATGGGATCTGCGATGGCCATGACGGATTGCGAGGTCCTGCAGATTAAGAAGAAGCCAATGATGGCCGCGCTTCATCGCGAACACGACTTATCCGATATGTTCGTTGCGTATTTGCTGGCGCGCAACATACGGTATGAAGAAGACCTGGTTGACCAGTTGTTTAATTCCAGCGAAAAACGGCTGGCCCGTATTCTTCTCTTACTCGCTCACTTCGGCAAAGAAGGAATACCCGAGACCGTGGTCCCCAAGATCAGCCAGGAAACGCTGGCAGAGATGGTCGGCACCACTCGATCGCGCGTATGCTTCTTCATGAACCGGTTTAGAAAACTGGGCTTCATTGACTACGCCAGCGGTGAAGAAGGCGGGTTGCAAGTCCACAGCTCGCTGCTCAACGTGGTTCTCCACGACTAG
- a CDS encoding IS1595 family transposase, whose product MKSREPETLQQAIAHFSEYENCHRFMVELRWPDGKVKCPRCGSEEVQWLPNAKVFKCYQKHEKQKFSLKVGTIFEDSPIPLEKWLVAVWLMVNCKNGISSYEIHRDLGVTQKSAWFMAHRIRLAMKNNSLMKLGSEGGPVEADETFVGPDPRRMHKDRRARILSIAGNDREKNHRAPGKTIVMGMLDRNMRQVRAMVIPNVKRATLQEKILGNIEAGAHVITDDFPTYRYALADKFAHDVINHVESYVQGQVHTNGIENFWSLFKRTLRGTYVAVEPFHLDRYADEQTFRFNNRATKDNPLNDSDRFTLAMSQIVGKRLTYQELTGKTADGRSQAF is encoded by the coding sequence ATGAAATCAAGAGAGCCGGAAACGCTTCAGCAAGCAATCGCCCACTTCTCAGAGTACGAAAACTGCCATCGCTTCATGGTAGAGCTTCGCTGGCCCGATGGCAAAGTGAAATGCCCACGGTGCGGCTCTGAGGAAGTCCAATGGCTTCCGAATGCCAAGGTCTTCAAGTGCTACCAGAAGCACGAGAAACAAAAATTCTCACTCAAGGTTGGAACGATCTTTGAAGATTCTCCGATTCCTCTTGAGAAGTGGCTTGTTGCTGTCTGGCTCATGGTCAACTGCAAGAACGGAATCAGCTCTTACGAGATTCACCGCGACCTGGGCGTGACGCAGAAATCGGCATGGTTCATGGCGCATCGCATTCGGCTGGCAATGAAGAATAACTCGCTGATGAAACTCGGCTCTGAGGGTGGCCCGGTCGAAGCAGATGAAACCTTTGTCGGCCCTGACCCGCGCAGGATGCACAAAGACCGCAGAGCGCGGATTCTGTCCATTGCTGGCAATGACCGCGAGAAGAATCACCGCGCACCGGGAAAAACTATTGTTATGGGAATGCTTGACCGGAACATGAGACAGGTTCGGGCGATGGTCATTCCCAACGTAAAACGTGCCACGTTGCAAGAGAAAATCCTTGGGAACATCGAAGCGGGAGCGCACGTCATTACCGATGATTTTCCAACTTACCGCTACGCGCTAGCTGACAAATTCGCGCATGACGTAATCAATCATGTAGAGTCTTACGTGCAAGGGCAGGTTCACACAAACGGGATTGAAAACTTCTGGTCGTTGTTCAAGCGCACTTTGCGCGGGACTTACGTCGCGGTCGAGCCGTTCCATCTTGATCGTTACGCGGATGAGCAAACATTCCGTTTTAACAATCGGGCGACGAAAGACAACCCGCTGAATGACTCAGATCGCTTTACCCTTGCAATGTCTCAGATCGTGGGTAAGCGTTTGACCTATCAAGAACTCACAGGAAAAACCGCAGATGGCCGCAGTCAGGCGTTCTAA
- a CDS encoding response regulator transcription factor: MMRVLIVDDHAILRRGLKDLLADEFHGAAFGEAADARQAIEQLQKKDWDMLLLDITLPGKNGLDLLKEVRIAWPKLPILVLSVYSEDQFAVRVLKAGAQGYMTKESAPEELVNAVRKILAGGRYVSPGLAEKLAQTVGHDFTRTPHETLSDREYEVMCRIAAGKTVTEISGELSLSAKTVSTYRTRILQKLDVKNNAEITRYAIQNKLVI; the protein is encoded by the coding sequence ATGATGCGAGTCCTCATTGTTGACGACCACGCGATTCTCCGGCGTGGTTTGAAGGACCTGCTCGCCGATGAATTCCACGGGGCCGCGTTTGGCGAAGCCGCCGATGCCCGTCAGGCGATCGAACAGCTTCAGAAAAAGGACTGGGACATGCTACTGCTCGACATAACTCTGCCGGGCAAGAACGGCCTGGACCTTCTCAAGGAAGTGAGGATCGCGTGGCCCAAGCTCCCGATTCTGGTCCTGAGTGTCTACTCTGAAGATCAATTTGCCGTTCGTGTGCTGAAGGCGGGGGCTCAGGGTTACATGACAAAGGAAAGCGCTCCTGAGGAGTTGGTGAATGCGGTCCGCAAGATTCTGGCCGGGGGACGGTACGTAAGTCCCGGGCTGGCCGAAAAACTGGCCCAGACGGTAGGTCACGATTTCACGCGCACCCCGCATGAGACACTTTCCGACCGCGAGTATGAAGTCATGTGCCGCATCGCTGCAGGCAAAACGGTGACGGAAATCTCCGGAGAGCTGTCGCTTAGCGCAAAGACGGTCAGCACCTATCGCACGCGGATCCTGCAAAAACTGGACGTTAAGAACAACGCCGAAATTACCCGATACGCGATCCAAAACAAATTGGTGATCTGA
- a CDS encoding PAS domain S-box protein, with protein sequence MAKSKKNGASQKPAGLSRRELLVRLHEAETTLHAIRSGEVDAIVVEGPGGEKVFTLEGADHIYRVFVERMNEGAAVLSSDHTVLHCNNRFAQLLGSELQSVIGSSMEGVVWPDDLARFNALLRSAGQKPCRGEIHLQSQDGARLPVRLSLNPLRQGGTRTVCMIAMDLSEVHRAEQELRTSNRQLRVLAAHLLSVREEERTRIAREIHDELGQSLTAVKIDLSWIASRMSSLDIPTLSRIRSTLQLADNLIKSVRKISTELRPGILDMGLAAAMEWQVHDFQARTGIQSTLILLTREVFAPDVSTTVFRILQETLTNVARHAGATRVQVVKRKRRGHLVLTVRDNGRGFDPAAASASKSLGLVGMRERAAMLGGKVEVSSAPGKGASVNVWIPLLSVKKRGATA encoded by the coding sequence TTGGCGAAGAGCAAGAAAAACGGCGCTTCGCAAAAACCCGCAGGGCTGTCGCGCCGGGAGCTGCTCGTACGCTTGCACGAAGCCGAGACCACCCTCCACGCCATTCGTTCCGGCGAAGTGGATGCCATTGTTGTGGAGGGCCCCGGCGGGGAAAAGGTGTTCACGCTCGAAGGGGCCGATCATATCTACCGGGTTTTCGTGGAGCGGATGAACGAGGGCGCCGCCGTCCTAAGCAGTGACCACACCGTGTTGCACTGCAACAACCGGTTTGCCCAGTTGCTGGGCAGCGAACTCCAGAGTGTCATCGGTTCTTCCATGGAGGGCGTGGTTTGGCCCGACGACCTTGCCAGGTTCAACGCCTTACTGCGTTCCGCGGGCCAAAAGCCCTGCCGGGGGGAGATCCATTTGCAGTCGCAGGATGGGGCCCGTTTGCCGGTCCGCCTCTCCTTGAATCCTCTCCGCCAGGGAGGCACGCGAACTGTCTGCATGATCGCCATGGACCTCTCCGAAGTGCACCGCGCGGAGCAGGAACTGCGTACGTCCAACAGGCAATTGCGGGTTCTTGCGGCGCATTTGCTCTCGGTCCGCGAGGAGGAGCGGACCAGGATCGCCCGCGAAATCCACGATGAACTGGGCCAGTCGTTGACTGCGGTCAAAATCGACCTCTCCTGGATTGCGAGCCGCATGTCTTCGCTCGACATCCCGACGCTCAGCAGGATCCGCTCCACTCTGCAACTGGCGGACAACCTCATCAAATCTGTTCGCAAAATCTCCACGGAGCTACGGCCGGGCATTCTGGATATGGGTTTGGCGGCCGCCATGGAATGGCAGGTCCATGACTTTCAGGCCCGAACCGGAATCCAGTCCACACTCATTCTGCTTACCCGGGAGGTCTTTGCACCGGACGTTTCTACCACCGTGTTTCGTATTCTGCAGGAGACTCTGACCAATGTCGCACGGCACGCCGGGGCCACGCGGGTCCAAGTGGTCAAACGGAAACGTCGCGGCCATCTGGTCCTGACAGTCCGCGATAACGGACGGGGCTTCGATCCAGCGGCCGCTTCCGCGTCGAAATCCCTGGGTCTGGTTGGCATGCGGGAACGCGCGGCGATGCTGGGCGGCAAGGTGGAAGTCTCCAGTGCTCCGGGAAAAGGGGCCAGCGTGAACGTCTGGATTCCGCTCCTGTCCGTGAAGAAACGCGGGGCGACGGCATGA
- a CDS encoding circadian clock KaiB family protein, protein MRRPSTTAFAAKLERAGSQAFHPKYVLRLYVSGSTAKSARAVENIKRICEERLPNRYELEVIDIYQQPQLARGEQIVVAPTLIKRLPPPLRRLIGDMSDQEQVLMGLALKKRE, encoded by the coding sequence GTGCGTCGTCCCAGCACAACGGCATTTGCCGCGAAGCTGGAGCGGGCCGGCTCCCAGGCTTTCCATCCAAAGTACGTGTTGCGTTTGTACGTAAGTGGGTCCACGGCAAAATCTGCGCGGGCCGTGGAAAACATCAAGCGGATTTGTGAGGAGCGCTTGCCCAACAGGTACGAACTGGAAGTCATTGATATCTACCAACAGCCCCAACTGGCCCGAGGCGAGCAGATTGTGGTGGCGCCAACGCTCATCAAACGGCTCCCTCCCCCCCTGCGCAGGCTTATTGGGGACATGTCAGACCAGGAGCAAGTGCTCATGGGGCTGGCACTGAAGAAGCGAGAGTAG
- a CDS encoding circadian clock KaiB family protein, translated as MRVAIKKRQTKSLARGRKQDRQSPEVWDLRLYVAGQTPKSIRAFANLKMMCEERLKGRYRIKVVDLLENPRLARGDQIVAIPTLVRKLPAPVRKIIGDLSNTTGLLVGLDLRKSD; from the coding sequence ATGCGGGTAGCGATAAAAAAGAGACAGACGAAAAGCCTGGCGCGGGGCCGCAAGCAGGACCGGCAAAGCCCGGAGGTCTGGGACCTGCGTCTCTACGTCGCAGGGCAAACTCCCAAGTCGATTCGCGCCTTTGCCAACCTCAAGATGATGTGCGAAGAACGGCTGAAGGGCCGCTATCGAATCAAGGTGGTTGATCTTCTGGAGAATCCGCGACTAGCGCGCGGCGACCAGATCGTTGCCATTCCAACGCTGGTAAGAAAACTTCCTGCGCCGGTCCGGAAGATCATCGGCGACCTCTCCAACACCACCGGGTTGTTAGTGGGCCTGGATTTGCGAAAGTCTGATTGA
- the kaiC gene encoding circadian clock protein KaiC: protein MPPKKKIRAASLKKLPKAATGIQGFDEITWGGLPQGRPTLISGGAGSGKTLFGLEFLVRGATQFHEPGVLISFEETAQDLSKNAASLGFDLDRLVAAKKIFVDYVHIERSEIAETGEYDLDGLFIRIADAVKRVGARRVVLDTIEALFGELPSPNILRAEIRRLFRWLKEQGLTTVITSERDREDKLTRHGIEEFVSDCVILLDLRVREEIATRRLRIVKYRGSTHGTNEYPFLIDEHGISVFPISSLGLDHLATAERMSSGLVRLDGMLGDKGFYRGSSILVSGTSGTGKTSVAAHMVDAACRRGERCLFFAFEESPRQIIRNMRSIGVDLDVWANKGLLEFHAARPTFGGIEQHLATTHQHISSFKPSVVVVDPVTNLLMVGSSNEVRSMLTRLVDFLKTQRITSVFTSLTVGGGPLEASEVEVSSLMDTWLLLESIKVGGERNRVLCVLKSRGMDHSNQIREFVLTDDGLRLLDVYLGPEGVLTGSARLAQEEREKSVASSGRQELESRQRELERKQQIFDARMTMLRAEFETEQERLQQIIADTESSEKKVVLDRAVMGRSRQADSPPGEKNGHAKPGRRH from the coding sequence ATGCCCCCAAAGAAGAAAATCCGCGCGGCATCCCTAAAAAAGCTGCCTAAAGCTGCCACCGGCATCCAGGGTTTCGACGAAATTACCTGGGGCGGGTTGCCGCAAGGCCGCCCCACCCTGATCAGCGGAGGGGCCGGATCTGGAAAGACGCTTTTCGGACTGGAGTTCCTGGTCCGGGGCGCAACCCAATTCCACGAGCCCGGCGTACTCATTTCGTTTGAGGAAACAGCCCAGGACCTGAGCAAGAATGCAGCTTCTCTGGGTTTCGATCTGGACCGGCTGGTTGCGGCCAAGAAGATCTTCGTTGACTACGTTCATATTGAGCGAAGCGAGATTGCGGAAACCGGCGAGTATGATCTTGACGGCCTCTTCATTCGCATTGCCGACGCGGTCAAGCGGGTGGGGGCGCGGCGCGTTGTCCTGGACACCATTGAAGCGCTCTTCGGCGAGTTGCCCAGCCCGAATATCCTGCGTGCCGAAATCCGCCGGCTGTTTCGTTGGCTAAAGGAACAGGGGCTGACCACCGTCATTACCTCTGAGCGCGACCGGGAAGACAAACTGACGCGGCATGGCATCGAGGAGTTTGTCTCTGACTGTGTGATTCTGCTGGACCTGCGCGTCCGGGAAGAGATTGCCACCCGGCGACTGCGCATCGTCAAGTACCGGGGCTCCACGCACGGCACCAATGAGTACCCGTTCCTGATTGATGAACACGGCATTTCAGTTTTCCCCATCTCCTCACTGGGCCTGGACCATTTGGCGACCGCCGAACGAATGTCGAGCGGCTTGGTCCGGTTGGATGGCATGCTGGGCGACAAGGGTTTTTATCGCGGCAGCAGCATTTTGGTGTCCGGCACCTCCGGTACCGGCAAGACCAGCGTTGCGGCACATATGGTGGACGCGGCCTGCCGCCGCGGTGAGCGCTGCTTGTTCTTCGCGTTTGAGGAATCGCCCCGGCAGATCATCCGCAACATGCGTTCGATCGGCGTTGATCTTGATGTGTGGGCGAACAAAGGGCTGCTGGAATTCCATGCGGCGCGTCCCACCTTTGGGGGGATCGAGCAGCACCTGGCAACCACCCACCAGCACATTTCAAGTTTCAAGCCCAGCGTGGTTGTGGTGGACCCTGTGACCAATCTGCTCATGGTCGGCAGCTCGAATGAAGTGCGGTCCATGCTTACCCGGCTCGTGGATTTCCTGAAGACCCAGCGGATTACTTCAGTCTTCACGAGCCTCACAGTTGGAGGCGGCCCCCTGGAAGCCAGCGAGGTAGAGGTCTCCTCTCTGATGGATACCTGGCTTCTTCTGGAAAGCATCAAGGTGGGTGGAGAGAGGAACCGCGTGCTGTGCGTGCTGAAATCGAGGGGCATGGATCATTCCAATCAAATTCGGGAATTCGTGCTCACGGACGACGGCCTGCGATTGCTGGATGTTTACCTGGGACCGGAGGGCGTGCTGACCGGATCCGCGCGGCTGGCGCAAGAAGAACGCGAGAAATCCGTTGCCTCATCCGGGCGGCAGGAACTGGAAAGCCGCCAGCGCGAACTGGAACGCAAGCAGCAGATCTTTGACGCCCGTATGACCATGCTCCGGGCGGAGTTTGAAACGGAGCAGGAGAGACTTCAACAGATCATCGCCGACACAGAATCATCCGAGAAGAAAGTCGTGCTGGACCGCGCCGTGATGGGACGGAGCCGCCAGGCGGACTCTCCACCCGGGGAAAAAAACGGGCACGCCAAACCAGGGCGGAGGCACTGA